A single region of the Vicia villosa cultivar HV-30 ecotype Madison, WI linkage group LG4, Vvil1.0, whole genome shotgun sequence genome encodes:
- the LOC131597794 gene encoding uncharacterized protein LOC131597794 codes for MKVNELIGSLQTFEMGMCDNVEKKNKSIAFVSNTEEDSEESNGGSDENLTYDSSRRSKTEEKPNQGKGIQCHGYEGYGNIRVECPTYLKKQKKGLSVTWSDGDSDSESEEEYTKHFTALTSIYASDDDSSEDELTFDELAASYKELCVRSAEVCKQGEKQKKLIKELESKKKEHLATIDSLNCEISMLNSKLDQMSKSIRILNNGTDSLLYGYPSLTLQVRPKQNVPVKKQQWIAKTIALIAHTSIRVSAKEDRYFDSGCSKHMNGIKNLLVDIKPHSTSYVTFGDGAKGEIKGVGKLECLGVLKLDNVLLVKGLAANLISISQLCNQGFNVRFTKDECVVTNGENEEVMKRFRSKDNCYLWEPKTSSYSTI; via the exons ATGAAGGTAAATGAACTCATTGGTTCCctccaaacctttgagatgggtaTGTGTGacaatgttgaaaagaagaacaagagcatagcttttGTATCTAACACTGAAGAGGACTcagaagaaagcaatggtggaagtgatgagaaTCT GACCTATGACTCTAGCAGAAGATCAAAAACTGAAGAGAAGCCCAACCAAGGCAAAGGGATTCAGTGTCATGGATATGAAGGCTATGGAAACATTAGAGTTGAATGCCCTACTTACCTCAAGAAGCAAAAGAAAGGGCTATCTGTCACATGGTCTGATGGAGATTCTGATAGTGAGTCTGAAGAGGAATATACAAAACATTTTACAGCACTAACCAGTATCTatgcatctgatgatgattccagtgaagaTGAGCTGACCTTTGATGAACTTGCAGCCTCATACAAAGAGCTGTGTGTCAGGAGTGCTGAAGTATGTAAACAAGGGGAGAAGCAAAAGAAACTCATAAAGGAATTGGAATCTAAGAAGAAAGagcatcttgcaaccatagactctctcaATTGTGAAATCAGCATGTTGAattccaaacttgatcagatgtcaaaatccaTCAGAATTCTGAACAATGGTACTGACTCCTT ACTTTATGGTTATCCCAGTCTGACACTTCAGGTCAGACCTAAGCAGAATGTTCCTGTTAAGAAACAACAATGGATTGCTAAAACTATTGCCTTAATAGCCCACACTTCTATAAGAGTGTCAGCCAAAGAAGACCGGTACTTTGATAGTGGCTGCTCAAAGCACATGAATGGAATAAAGAACTTATTAGTAGATATCAAACCTCATTCCACTAGTTATgtgacctttggtgatggagctaaaggagagaTCAAAGGGGTTGGAAAACTAGAATGTCTCGGAGTTCTAAAACTGGATAATGTTCTACTTGTAAAAGGACTGGCTGCAAATCTGATCAGCATCAGTCAGCTATGTAATCAAGGATTCAATGTCAGattcaccaaagatgaatgtgtAGTCACAAATGGAGAAAATGAGGAAGTCATGAAGAGATTCAGATCCAAAGACAACTGCTACTTGTGGGAGCCTAAAACCTCTAGTTATTCCACTATATGA